One part of the Archaeoglobaceae archaeon genome encodes these proteins:
- a CDS encoding CBS domain-containing protein, with protein sequence MKAIDIMNPNVIYATLPSTREAVLQLFKGYGISAVPVLKEGRLVGIITRKDILRKIEENQVALLMTPNPVTVNVNDSVRRIVEILSSTPFRRLPVVDGEKLVGIITVRDIIKKIAELNLDIPVKKYINPQIVCVWEETPLKVVGEIMRLGNAEICGVLNENEELVGIMDEKIMLSEALIEDYIIQSTHSSSSDTDDKWSWDGMKDLSVKYFEISVVKLPREPVKKFMKPPDFVYPQTNVSKCAKKMISNDLDCIPVLDSMNRVSGMVKDKDLIRVLLEVQK encoded by the coding sequence ATGAAGGCGATTGACATAATGAATCCAAATGTAATTTATGCAACACTGCCAAGCACAAGAGAAGCAGTATTACAGCTCTTTAAAGGTTATGGTATCTCTGCAGTCCCCGTTCTTAAGGAAGGCAGACTTGTTGGTATAATTACAAGAAAGGACATTCTCAGAAAAATTGAGGAGAATCAAGTTGCACTCCTCATGACGCCCAATCCGGTAACTGTGAACGTTAACGATAGTGTTAGGAGGATAGTTGAAATCCTGAGTTCAACACCCTTCAGAAGGCTACCAGTTGTGGACGGAGAAAAACTGGTAGGTATAATCACTGTGAGAGATATAATAAAGAAAATTGCAGAGTTGAACCTGGATATCCCTGTTAAGAAATACATAAATCCTCAAATCGTTTGTGTATGGGAAGAAACACCTCTAAAGGTTGTTGGAGAAATAATGCGTCTTGGAAATGCGGAAATATGCGGTGTTTTAAACGAAAACGAAGAGCTTGTCGGGATAATGGATGAAAAAATCATGCTCAGCGAAGCTCTTATTGAGGACTACATAATACAGTCAACACATTCGTCTTCAAGTGATACCGACGATAAATGGAGCTGGGATGGAATGAAAGACTTATCCGTAAAATATTTTGAAATTAGCGTTGTTAAATTGCCAAGAGAACCAGTTAAAAAATTTATGAAGCCGCCAGATTTTGTTTATCCCCAAACGAACGTATCGAAATGCGCAAAGAAGATGATAAGCAACGATTTAGACTGCATTCCGGTTCTGGATTCAATGAACAGAGTTTCCGGTATGGTTAAAGATAAAGATTTGATAAGGGTCTTGCTTGAGGTTCAAAAGTAA
- a CDS encoding mechanosensitive ion channel family protein yields the protein MSEKDTIGGALTKFVIYIVIAVAVLGILNWFFYYLIPELVAKNPNLRSLAMIVDFAPYIFVIVALIIGWLIISSVASLFSAMLEPKYGISTASAVKNMIKILGVGGLFAAIAGGIAGGTAGVALGGFIGLVVGFATQQVLGQAIAGMFLLLARPFKIGDNVDIAGESDVVVKEIGTLFTKVERKSDSNTVLIPSTLIIGQKIVIRRKS from the coding sequence GTGTCAGAGAAAGACACTATTGGTGGGGCATTAACAAAGTTTGTAATCTACATCGTGATTGCTGTTGCGGTGCTTGGTATTCTGAACTGGTTTTTCTACTATCTGATCCCGGAGCTTGTAGCAAAGAATCCTAACCTGCGCAGTTTAGCAATGATCGTGGATTTTGCACCCTATATCTTTGTAATCGTAGCACTAATAATTGGCTGGCTAATCATTTCATCTGTAGCTTCGCTTTTCAGTGCGATGCTTGAACCAAAATATGGCATTTCGACCGCTTCTGCGGTCAAGAACATGATTAAGATCCTTGGGGTCGGTGGTTTGTTTGCTGCGATAGCTGGTGGTATCGCGGGCGGAACCGCTGGAGTTGCTTTGGGTGGCTTTATCGGCTTGGTGGTCGGCTTTGCAACTCAGCAGGTTCTTGGTCAAGCGATTGCAGGAATGTTTCTACTGCTTGCAAGACCATTCAAAATCGGTGACAATGTGGATATTGCCGGTGAAAGTGATGTCGTCGTCAAGGAAATAGGCACTCTTTTCACAAAAGTTGAAAGAAAGTCGGATTCCAATACCGTGCTCATACCAAGTACGTTGATCATAGGGCAAAAGATCGTTATAAGACGAAAAAGTTAG
- the leuS gene encoding leucine--tRNA ligase, translating into MFKEIEEKWQKAWESARIFEAEPNEKKKFFLTVPYPYLNGNLHAGHTRTFTIGDAYARYMRMRGYNVLFPLGFHVTGTPIIGLAELIEKRDPRTLEVYTKYHDVPREELIQLTTPEKIVEYFAKEALSALKRIGYSIDWRRSFTTMDIPYQKFIEWQFWKLKELGLVEKGSHPVRYCPNDQNPVEDHDLLMGEDASIVEFTIIKFRLENSNLIFPCATLRPETVFGVTNIWLKPAKYVIAFVDGEEWVISGEAFEKLKFMDRKVELIREVDSAEFIGKRVLVPLVNRMVPILPAEFVDTDSATGVVMSVPAHAPYDYVALKDLRLEIEPIVIINAGNKDIPAKEIVEELKIKDQNDPELEKATKILYKKEFHTGIMLENTGKFAGMKVSEAKEKVENELKNLGLADIFYEFSEKPVVCRCGTKCVVKVVKDQWFLKYSDERWKAKVLEHLERMTIIPDYYKEEFRNKIEWLKDKACARRKGLGTRIPWDREWLIESLSDSTIYMCYYILAKFINSGELKAENLTAEFLDYVILGKGSLERAKNSGLNEEAIQKIKAEFEYWYPVDLRSSGKDLVANHLLFYLFHHVAMFDEKHLPRAIAVNGYVSLEGQKMSKSKGPLLTMKRALATYGADVTRLYILHAAEYDNDADWKTREIEGLASNLERFFNLVKEHYLREPQNITTLDKWLLSRFNKAVKEVREAMDRLQTRKAVNYAFFEIMNDVRWYLRRGGKNLSLILDDWIKLLAPFAPHICEELWHMKHSTFVSLETYPEFDPKKVDESAEKSEQYIMKLLEDIKEVMKFVEKPSTVYIHVAEEWKQKALEIALDKGIGEATKWLSTQGIDKAEISNFAKKFKSSEIISNEREIVSEAIEFFERELQVKVSLNSSKIPAERRRMAMPGKPAIFIE; encoded by the coding sequence ATGTTTAAGGAGATCGAGGAGAAGTGGCAAAAAGCTTGGGAATCTGCGAGAATATTCGAAGCGGAGCCCAATGAAAAGAAAAAATTCTTCCTGACAGTTCCATACCCATATCTGAATGGTAATTTGCATGCAGGTCATACAAGAACCTTCACAATAGGCGATGCCTACGCAAGATACATGAGGATGAGGGGTTACAATGTTCTTTTTCCACTTGGGTTCCATGTAACTGGCACTCCGATTATTGGGCTTGCTGAACTCATAGAAAAAAGGGATCCAAGAACTCTCGAAGTTTATACCAAATACCACGATGTTCCAAGGGAAGAATTGATTCAGCTCACAACTCCTGAAAAAATCGTCGAATACTTTGCAAAAGAAGCTCTCAGCGCATTGAAGAGGATAGGTTACTCGATTGACTGGCGAAGAAGTTTTACGACCATGGACATACCATATCAGAAGTTCATAGAGTGGCAATTCTGGAAGCTGAAAGAACTTGGACTTGTAGAAAAAGGGAGTCACCCAGTTAGATATTGTCCTAACGATCAGAACCCGGTGGAAGATCACGATCTACTAATGGGAGAGGATGCAAGTATTGTAGAGTTTACGATTATAAAATTTAGGCTTGAAAACTCCAATCTCATTTTTCCTTGTGCAACTCTTCGCCCTGAAACGGTTTTTGGTGTAACAAATATCTGGCTTAAACCGGCAAAGTATGTCATCGCATTTGTCGACGGCGAGGAATGGGTTATAAGTGGAGAGGCATTTGAAAAGCTAAAATTCATGGATAGAAAAGTTGAACTCATTCGGGAAGTTGATTCGGCTGAATTCATTGGAAAGAGGGTCTTGGTGCCACTTGTTAACCGAATGGTGCCAATACTTCCGGCAGAATTTGTAGACACCGATAGCGCAACGGGAGTTGTTATGAGTGTTCCGGCTCATGCTCCCTATGATTACGTTGCTCTAAAAGATCTTCGCCTTGAAATTGAACCAATAGTTATAATAAATGCGGGCAATAAAGACATTCCTGCAAAAGAAATCGTTGAAGAGCTGAAAATAAAAGATCAAAACGATCCGGAACTGGAAAAGGCCACGAAGATACTTTACAAAAAGGAATTTCACACTGGAATTATGCTTGAAAATACTGGTAAGTTTGCCGGAATGAAAGTTTCTGAAGCCAAGGAGAAAGTTGAGAATGAATTGAAGAATCTTGGTCTTGCTGACATTTTTTATGAATTCAGCGAAAAGCCTGTGGTTTGCAGGTGCGGAACAAAGTGCGTGGTTAAAGTAGTTAAAGATCAGTGGTTTCTGAAGTATTCGGATGAGCGTTGGAAAGCAAAAGTCCTTGAGCATCTGGAAAGAATGACAATAATTCCTGATTACTACAAAGAAGAATTTAGAAACAAAATAGAGTGGCTTAAAGATAAAGCATGCGCTCGTAGAAAGGGTCTCGGAACTCGGATACCTTGGGATAGAGAGTGGTTGATTGAAAGTCTTTCGGATTCAACGATTTACATGTGCTATTATATTCTGGCAAAATTTATAAATTCAGGTGAATTAAAGGCGGAAAATCTGACCGCGGAGTTTTTGGACTATGTAATTCTTGGAAAAGGTAGTTTAGAACGTGCAAAGAATTCAGGGCTGAATGAAGAGGCGATCCAGAAAATCAAAGCTGAATTTGAATACTGGTATCCAGTAGATTTGCGAAGTAGCGGTAAGGACTTAGTTGCAAACCATCTTCTCTTTTACTTGTTCCACCATGTTGCGATGTTTGATGAAAAGCACTTACCGAGAGCAATTGCTGTAAATGGCTATGTAAGTCTTGAAGGGCAAAAAATGAGCAAAAGTAAGGGCCCTCTACTTACGATGAAGAGGGCTTTGGCAACGTATGGTGCAGACGTTACCAGGCTTTACATATTGCATGCAGCCGAATACGATAACGATGCGGACTGGAAAACCAGAGAGATTGAAGGGTTAGCTTCAAATTTGGAGCGATTTTTCAATTTGGTAAAGGAGCACTATCTAAGAGAGCCCCAAAATATCACAACCCTTGACAAATGGCTTTTGAGTAGATTCAACAAGGCAGTAAAAGAAGTTAGAGAAGCCATGGATCGGCTCCAAACAAGAAAAGCGGTAAATTACGCGTTCTTCGAAATAATGAACGATGTAAGATGGTATCTGCGAAGAGGAGGAAAAAATCTTTCATTAATTCTCGATGATTGGATAAAACTGCTTGCTCCATTTGCTCCGCATATCTGTGAAGAACTATGGCATATGAAACATTCAACTTTTGTGAGTCTTGAGACCTATCCAGAATTCGATCCAAAGAAGGTAGATGAGTCAGCAGAAAAATCGGAGCAATATATAATGAAGCTCTTAGAAGATATAAAGGAAGTCATGAAGTTCGTGGAAAAGCCATCCACTGTTTATATCCATGTAGCTGAGGAATGGAAACAAAAAGCCCTTGAAATTGCCTTGGATAAGGGAATAGGCGAAGCCACAAAGTGGCTTTCTACTCAGGGTATAGATAAAGCAGAGATTTCGAACTTTGCAAAGAAGTTTAAGAGTTCTGAGATCATATCAAACGAAAGAGAAATAGTGAGCGAAGCCATTGAGTTTTTCGAGAGAGAACTTCAAGTAAAGGTCTCTTTGAATTCAAGTAAAATACCTGCAGAGAGAAGACGCATGGCAATGCCTGGAAAACCCGCAATATTTATTGAGTAG
- a CDS encoding UbiA family prenyltransferase, with translation MPSLKRSLKAYWELLRLEHGIMYGLGVLIGIFLGGGTELEILILGFLTAVFLEASAFALNDYIDYEVDRANKRLDRPLVRGDLSRDAALVLSALFLPFGLLTALLISIEAFLFVLVVTFLAYTYNARLKELGLVGNAYVAFTMSAPFIFGGIISEFSNTVILLSSIAFLSGLGREIMKGIEDIEGDALRNVKSVARIYGINTAVKLSSIFFVIAIILSMLPPIMISEYFDLKYVIPVAITDLMLLSVVFRLPKQTNLISKFRKETLIAMLFGLIGFLAGTF, from the coding sequence ATGCCTTCCTTGAAACGATCCCTTAAGGCATACTGGGAGCTACTGAGACTTGAGCACGGGATAATGTATGGTCTTGGTGTTCTTATTGGTATTTTTCTGGGTGGCGGGACTGAATTAGAGATCTTAATCCTTGGATTTCTTACCGCTGTTTTTCTCGAAGCTTCTGCCTTTGCATTAAATGATTACATAGATTACGAAGTGGACAGAGCAAATAAAAGGCTTGATAGACCACTTGTTCGTGGAGATTTGAGTAGAGACGCTGCTCTGGTATTATCAGCGTTATTTCTCCCTTTTGGGCTTCTTACAGCGCTTTTAATATCTATAGAAGCTTTTTTGTTTGTTCTGGTCGTAACTTTTCTGGCATATACTTACAATGCAAGACTTAAAGAACTCGGACTGGTGGGTAATGCGTATGTCGCTTTTACAATGTCTGCTCCATTCATTTTTGGAGGGATAATCTCCGAATTTAGCAACACAGTCATATTGCTTTCTTCGATAGCCTTCTTATCTGGACTTGGAAGGGAAATAATGAAAGGTATAGAGGACATAGAGGGAGATGCGTTAAGAAACGTGAAAAGTGTAGCCAGAATTTATGGAATTAACACCGCTGTAAAACTCTCATCGATATTTTTCGTTATTGCCATTATTTTGAGCATGTTGCCTCCGATTATGATTTCTGAGTATTTTGATCTAAAGTATGTGATTCCCGTGGCAATTACGGATTTGATGCTACTCTCCGTTGTTTTTAGATTACCAAAGCAAACAAATTTAATTTCAAAATTCAGAAAGGAAACTCTTATTGCCATGCTTTTTGGACTTATAGGTTTCTTGGCAGGAACCTTCTGA